Proteins from one Niallia circulans genomic window:
- a CDS encoding YwgA family protein has protein sequence MLKDHAKIMNAIAASGEIIGRKKLQKMIYIAKKLDFPFHEKYQFHFFGPYSEELTLRIEELCNMGFLNELKEKKGGYYQYRYTLTENGQEFLEQNKVEMPALPSCLEEMNSQSSRFLELVSTVLFFDSLEKEEVQEKVFTLKSKQKYTVEEVETAYQYIDALKGMAKQ, from the coding sequence TTGTTAAAAGATCATGCGAAAATTATGAACGCGATTGCTGCTTCAGGTGAGATTATCGGAAGAAAAAAATTGCAGAAGATGATTTACATCGCAAAGAAGCTGGATTTCCCTTTCCATGAGAAATATCAATTTCATTTTTTTGGACCGTACTCAGAGGAGTTGACATTGAGGATAGAAGAGCTATGCAATATGGGCTTCCTCAATGAATTAAAGGAGAAAAAGGGCGGATACTACCAATATAGATACACACTGACAGAAAATGGTCAGGAATTTCTGGAACAGAATAAGGTGGAAATGCCGGCACTGCCAAGCTGTCTTGAAGAAATGAACAGTCAAAGCTCCCGATTCCTGGAACTTGTCTCTACAGTCCTCTTTTTTGACAGCTTGGAAAAAGAGGAAGTGCAAGAAAAGGTTTTTACGCTGAAAAGCAAGCAGAAGTATACTGTTGAAGAAGTAGAAACTGCTTATCAATATATTGATGCTTTAAAGGGTATGGCAAAACAATAA
- a CDS encoding 2-hydroxymuconate tautomerase, which translates to MPYITVKMLEGRTEEQKKNLVEKVTEAVAETTGAPKENVVIFIEEMSPNHYGVAGVRKSDE; encoded by the coding sequence ATGCCATATATTACTGTTAAAATGCTGGAAGGCCGAACGGAGGAACAAAAGAAAAATCTCGTAGAAAAGGTGACAGAAGCAGTTGCTGAGACAACTGGTGCTCCGAAAGAGAATGTCGTTATCTTCATTGAAGAAATGTCCCCAAACCATTATGGCGTTGCAGGCGTACGTAAAAGCGATGAATAG